In a single window of the Caulobacter soli genome:
- the kduI gene encoding 5-dehydro-4-deoxy-D-glucuronate isomerase: MKLRPSTDREGLRRMTAEDIRDTFVIDDLFQPGQVSMTYVEVDRAVVGSAAPLDAPLPLPTDRRLASAYFCERRELGVINIGGPGWIELDGARHDLDNLDSLYVGRGVQSVTFASASADAPAKFYFVSYPAHAAHPSTLVRKAQAREIQAGDQKTANRRVIRQSIRPGLVETCQLVMGFTELAPGNVWNTMPPHTHGRRSEIYMYFDAAPARVMHIMGEPSNPRTVFMDDGEAVFSPSWSMHSGVGTADYRFVWSMGGENLDFDDMDHLALADLR; this comes from the coding sequence ATGAAGCTGCGCCCCAGCACCGACCGCGAAGGCCTGCGCCGGATGACCGCCGAGGACATCCGCGACACCTTCGTGATCGACGACCTGTTCCAGCCCGGCCAGGTCTCGATGACCTATGTCGAGGTCGACCGCGCCGTCGTCGGCTCGGCCGCGCCGCTGGACGCCCCCCTGCCCCTGCCCACCGACCGCCGCCTGGCCTCGGCCTATTTCTGCGAGCGCCGCGAGCTGGGCGTGATCAATATCGGCGGCCCCGGCTGGATCGAACTGGACGGCGCGCGCCACGACCTGGACAATCTGGACAGCCTGTATGTCGGTCGCGGCGTCCAGTCCGTGACCTTCGCCAGCGCCTCGGCCGACGCGCCCGCCAAGTTCTATTTCGTCAGCTATCCGGCCCACGCCGCCCACCCCAGCACGCTGGTGCGCAAGGCCCAAGCGCGGGAGATCCAGGCCGGCGACCAGAAGACCGCCAACCGCCGGGTGATCCGCCAGAGCATCCGCCCCGGCCTGGTCGAGACCTGCCAGCTGGTCATGGGCTTCACCGAGCTAGCGCCCGGCAACGTGTGGAACACCATGCCGCCGCACACCCACGGGCGGCGCAGCGAGATCTACATGTACTTCGACGCCGCCCCCGCCCGGGTGATGCATATCATGGGCGAGCCCTCCAACCCCCGGACGGTGTTCATGGACGATGGCGAGGCGGTGTTCTCGCCCAGTTGGTCGATGCACAGCGGGGTCGGCACGGCCGACTACCGCTTCGTCTGGTCGATGGGCGGCGAGAACCTGGACTTCGACGACATGGACCACCTGGCCCTGGCCGACCTGCGCTAG
- a CDS encoding glycoside hydrolase family 88/105 protein produces the protein MPRRLTGALLATAALLGPMQACAATPARPAATTAAPANAAALAAGAHVADWQLSHMDNFDYVPASQFRRDTEAPRDWIQAAFYVGLTAFADASKDPKYANAIVAHGQAEGWGFDKRPRHADADATGAVWIWAAAHTHDAAKLAPVRARFDAVLADPSSVDLGFDAKPPQGGDPYCQARWCWSDAIFMAPPAWVALSKETRDPRYLAHADSEFWATTDLLYDKADHLYFRDSRFIAKRSDAGAKIFWGRGNGWAFAGIARILQDLPKDHPSRPRYEALFKQMAARIVTLQGEQGYWPVSLLEPQKTPETSGTGFFVYGLAWGVNHGLLPAAQYRPAIDKGWTALTAAVEPDGKLGWVQRVGAAPDQVGPDDTQLYGVGAFLLAASEVSRLPSPAKR, from the coding sequence ATGCCGCGACGCCTGACGGGAGCCCTCCTGGCCACCGCCGCCCTGCTGGGCCCGATGCAGGCCTGCGCGGCCACGCCCGCCAGGCCGGCCGCGACGACCGCCGCCCCAGCCAACGCCGCCGCGCTGGCGGCCGGCGCTCACGTGGCCGACTGGCAGCTGAGCCACATGGACAATTTCGACTATGTGCCGGCCTCGCAGTTTCGCCGCGACACCGAGGCCCCGCGCGACTGGATCCAAGCGGCCTTCTATGTCGGCCTGACCGCCTTCGCAGACGCCTCCAAGGATCCCAAGTACGCGAACGCCATCGTGGCCCACGGCCAGGCCGAGGGCTGGGGCTTCGACAAACGCCCCCGCCACGCCGACGCCGACGCCACTGGCGCGGTCTGGATCTGGGCCGCCGCCCACACCCATGACGCCGCCAAGCTGGCCCCGGTGCGCGCCCGCTTCGACGCCGTCCTGGCCGATCCCTCCAGCGTCGACCTGGGCTTCGACGCCAAGCCGCCGCAGGGCGGCGATCCCTACTGCCAGGCCCGCTGGTGCTGGAGCGACGCGATCTTCATGGCCCCGCCCGCCTGGGTGGCCCTGTCCAAGGAAACCCGGGACCCGCGCTACCTGGCCCATGCCGACAGCGAGTTCTGGGCGACCACCGACCTGCTCTACGACAAGGCCGACCACCTCTATTTCCGCGACAGCCGCTTCATCGCCAAGCGCAGCGACGCCGGCGCCAAGATCTTCTGGGGCCGTGGCAACGGCTGGGCCTTCGCCGGGATCGCCCGCATCCTGCAAGACCTGCCCAAGGACCATCCCAGCCGGCCGCGCTATGAGGCGCTGTTCAAACAGATGGCCGCCAGGATCGTCACTCTGCAAGGTGAGCAAGGCTACTGGCCCGTCTCGCTGCTGGAGCCGCAGAAGACGCCCGAGACCAGCGGTACGGGCTTCTTCGTCTACGGCCTGGCCTGGGGCGTGAACCACGGCCTGCTGCCGGCCGCCCAGTATCGCCCGGCGATCGACAAGGGCTGGACCGCCCTGACCGCCGCGGTCGAGCCCGACGGCAAGCTGGGCTGGGTGCAGCGGGTGGGCGCCGCGCCCGACCAGGTGGGGCCGGACGACACCCAGCTGTACGGCGTCGGCGCCTTCCTGCTGGCCGCCAGCGAAGTGTCGAGGCTGCCATCCCCGGCTAAACGGTGA
- a CDS encoding FadR/GntR family transcriptional regulator, whose translation MTTGAQDPQKLYQQIARAIATAINDGRYGPGDKLPSERELADDFGVSRPTIRDAMIALEFQGLVEARQGSGVYVNATAIPAGDDPGELEVGALELTEARRLFEGEACALSAATITDENLTLLDQTVAQMVRSFAPDEVERLEQEFHLAIARATGNAAIEAGVEDLWTLRQQSPTCVAMLRRARTHTGGDFVEEHRKIVSALRRRDPKAARQAIHGHLAQVIDDLLAVTELDALQQTRQKMAEQRRELARRTEI comes from the coding sequence ATGACCACTGGCGCCCAAGACCCGCAGAAACTTTACCAGCAGATCGCCCGCGCGATCGCCACGGCCATCAATGACGGCCGCTATGGACCGGGCGACAAGCTGCCGTCCGAGCGAGAATTGGCCGATGACTTCGGGGTGAGTCGTCCGACCATTCGCGACGCCATGATCGCCCTGGAGTTCCAAGGCCTGGTCGAGGCCCGGCAGGGCTCGGGCGTCTATGTCAACGCCACGGCCATACCCGCTGGCGACGATCCGGGCGAGCTGGAGGTCGGCGCCCTGGAGCTGACCGAGGCTCGCCGCCTGTTCGAGGGCGAAGCCTGCGCCCTGTCGGCCGCCACCATCACCGACGAGAACCTGACCCTGCTGGACCAGACCGTCGCCCAGATGGTCCGCAGCTTCGCCCCCGACGAGGTCGAGCGGCTGGAGCAGGAATTCCACCTGGCCATCGCCCGCGCCACCGGCAACGCCGCCATCGAGGCCGGGGTCGAGGACCTGTGGACCCTGCGCCAGCAGTCGCCGACCTGCGTGGCCATGCTGCGCCGGGCGCGCACCCATACCGGCGGCGACTTCGTCGAAGAGCACCGCAAGATCGTCTCCGCCCTGCGCCGGCGCGATCCCAAGGCCGCCCGCCAGGCCATCCACGGCCATTTGGCTCAGGTGATCGACGACCTGCTGGCCGTGACCGAACTCGACGCCCTCCAGCAGACCCGCCAGAAAATGGCCGAGCAGCGACGCGAGCTGGCTCGGCGCACCGAGATCTAG
- a CDS encoding DUF4861 family protein — protein sequence MSKLILSLAVAASLSLPALAHAQAPSTAALPPLVEPALVKPDVEGQKPRAVVSYAPYRYDDILWENDRTAHRIYGPALEAYEPPSTSGVDAWGKLVRWPFMERQLKTGKQHDFHGEGLDFYDVNTFRGAGGLGVWQNNKLWTSRNWKSYEILKTGGDVAQFKVTYAPWPIDVDRKVWETRTFTLPLGTNFTRMVSTISSDKPGPLVVGIGISKRKATHQGAGGVFTKDLGAGRVSYWEPTDPVKGTMGIALMVDPKALVEVRQDADNYIVLVKVEPGKPFVYYMGAAWDKGLDFHDREGWEAYVRSEKADFDPTH from the coding sequence ATGTCCAAGCTGATCCTGTCCCTCGCGGTCGCCGCGAGCCTCTCCCTGCCTGCCCTGGCGCACGCCCAGGCTCCCAGCACGGCCGCCCTGCCCCCGCTGGTCGAGCCGGCCCTGGTCAAGCCCGACGTCGAAGGCCAGAAGCCCCGCGCCGTCGTCAGCTACGCCCCCTATCGCTACGACGACATCCTCTGGGAGAACGACCGCACCGCTCACCGCATCTACGGCCCGGCCCTAGAGGCCTATGAGCCGCCCTCGACCTCGGGCGTCGACGCCTGGGGCAAGCTGGTGCGCTGGCCGTTCATGGAGCGCCAGCTGAAGACCGGCAAGCAGCACGACTTCCACGGCGAGGGCCTGGACTTCTACGACGTCAACACCTTCCGGGGCGCCGGCGGCCTGGGCGTGTGGCAGAACAACAAGCTGTGGACCTCGCGCAACTGGAAGTCCTACGAGATTCTCAAGACCGGCGGCGACGTCGCCCAGTTCAAGGTCACCTACGCCCCCTGGCCGATCGATGTGGACCGCAAGGTCTGGGAGACCCGCACCTTCACCCTGCCGCTGGGCACCAACTTCACGCGGATGGTCTCGACCATCAGCTCCGACAAGCCCGGTCCGCTGGTGGTCGGCATCGGCATCAGCAAGCGCAAGGCCACCCACCAGGGCGCGGGCGGGGTGTTCACCAAGGACCTGGGCGCGGGCCGCGTCTCGTACTGGGAGCCCACCGATCCGGTGAAGGGCACGATGGGCATCGCTCTGATGGTCGATCCCAAGGCCCTGGTCGAGGTGCGCCAGGACGCCGACAACTACATCGTCCTGGTCAAGGTCGAGCCCGGCAAGCCGTTCGTCTACTACATGGGCGCGGCCTGGGACAAAGGCCTGGACTTCCATGACCGCGAGGGCTGGGAAGCCTATGTCCGTTCGGAAAAGGCCGACTTCGACCCGACGCACTGA